A genomic stretch from Marinimicrobium sp. C6131 includes:
- a CDS encoding ATP-dependent helicase, giving the protein MIAIDSWLPSDGLTLEPNALRAAKEQSRCLALTAGPGAGKTEMLAQRADFLLRTGTCRYPKRILAISFKVDASRNLKDRIQRRCGKELASRFDSYTFHAFAKRIIDRFRVVLTGNDALDLDYSIGERKVTRRQITFHDLVPLAIQILKASTVARNAIRQTYSDVFLDEFQDCTDRQYELVRVAFQGTRTRLTAVGDTKQKIMGWAGALDGIFQTFARDFSAVPLNMYRNFRSKPRLLRMQNDIIRVLDPASVMPDHQLAGKEGEVFAWQFENAHAEAEYLADLIAEWIRNEQVPLSEIAVLVSKQLDLYANHLMAALDIRGIPYRNEQEMQDITVEPAARLVVDYLSCLYGQREPKAWIRLMDQLIPFADDEAQSSARQNFQRFFKEQRKIVVMTEFLGESFSGWWDSVCSFLNHIGMETLVALSPDYESHARLGEVVRDTKARIEELLELAPDLRQALTRFSDDQSVRILTIHKSKGLEFDSTIIMAVENEIFFGDQDANRCAFFVGVSRAKRRLVLTYAIERERPQNYGGRWEVRRTPQQEYFNYALPHVNRADGELSDQDNVNH; this is encoded by the coding sequence GTGATTGCAATAGATTCATGGCTGCCTTCGGATGGGCTAACGCTTGAACCTAATGCACTGCGGGCCGCGAAGGAACAATCACGCTGTCTTGCTCTGACGGCGGGGCCGGGCGCGGGCAAGACAGAAATGCTCGCACAAAGAGCTGACTTCCTCCTCCGAACCGGAACCTGCCGTTATCCGAAGAGAATACTCGCCATCTCATTTAAAGTTGACGCCAGCAGAAATTTAAAGGACCGAATCCAGCGACGCTGTGGTAAAGAACTGGCCTCCCGATTTGATAGCTACACATTTCATGCGTTTGCAAAGCGTATTATTGATCGTTTCAGAGTAGTGCTAACTGGTAACGATGCTCTTGATCTAGATTATTCGATTGGCGAGAGAAAAGTCACCAGAAGGCAAATTACATTTCATGATCTCGTACCCCTCGCAATTCAAATTCTCAAAGCCTCTACTGTCGCTAGAAATGCCATACGCCAAACTTACAGTGATGTTTTCTTGGATGAGTTCCAGGACTGCACGGATCGGCAGTATGAACTCGTGAGGGTAGCCTTCCAAGGTACGAGAACTCGTCTTACCGCTGTCGGTGATACTAAGCAGAAAATCATGGGATGGGCAGGGGCATTGGACGGCATTTTCCAAACGTTCGCCAGGGACTTTTCAGCGGTGCCACTAAACATGTACCGAAACTTTCGTTCAAAACCACGCCTGCTTCGTATGCAGAACGACATTATTCGTGTGCTCGATCCGGCTTCCGTAATGCCAGATCACCAGCTTGCTGGTAAGGAAGGAGAGGTCTTCGCGTGGCAATTCGAGAATGCCCACGCAGAAGCTGAGTACTTGGCCGATTTGATTGCCGAGTGGATAAGAAATGAACAGGTTCCATTATCCGAAATCGCCGTATTAGTCTCCAAGCAACTAGATCTTTACGCCAACCACCTGATGGCGGCATTGGATATTAGGGGAATACCTTACCGGAATGAGCAGGAGATGCAGGACATTACTGTTGAGCCCGCCGCAAGGCTCGTTGTTGATTATTTGTCCTGCCTCTATGGCCAGCGAGAGCCTAAAGCATGGATTCGGTTGATGGATCAATTGATTCCCTTCGCCGATGATGAGGCGCAGTCTAGCGCCAGGCAAAATTTCCAACGCTTCTTTAAGGAACAGCGGAAAATCGTCGTCATGACCGAGTTTTTGGGTGAGTCGTTTTCGGGATGGTGGGATTCTGTGTGTAGTTTTCTGAATCATATAGGAATGGAGACTCTTGTGGCTCTCTCTCCTGACTATGAGTCACATGCAAGGTTAGGTGAAGTTGTAAGAGATACCAAAGCGCGTATTGAAGAGCTGCTTGAACTTGCCCCCGACTTGCGCCAAGCCTTGACTCGTTTCTCTGATGACCAGTCAGTGCGTATTCTAACTATCCATAAGAGCAAAGGATTGGAGTTCGACTCAACGATAATCATGGCCGTTGAGAACGAAATATTCTTTGGGGATCAAGATGCTAATCGGTGTGCTTTCTTCGTTGGTGTATCGAGAGCTAAACGACGTCTAGTGCTAACATATGCTATTGAAAGAGAAAGGCCACAAAATTATGGTGGTCGTTGGGAAGTACGCCGAACTCCCCAGCAAGAATATTTTAACTATGCTCTTCCTCATGTAAATCGCGCTGATGGTGAGTTAAGTGATCAAGACAATGTTAATCACTAA
- a CDS encoding dsDNA nuclease domain-containing protein — protein sequence MDSPLADQQREKKGAETFSKYEYQYHWAFKKLLDAHDKKKEYAIFVELHEDVVFANSLEKETAEFEFYQVKENSGSSKHTVASLTKVHSGSNNSVLGKLIESYHGKTFKGVISSANLVATSGFSSAMVKNGLALEEITTTDLKLKTLATFKKKVLEELKLDECPVNIRFIVPKLLPNSQRESVIASIVDLISSAYPNSQCDAVNIYRVLIDELHRKGQVKYDYSKWDSLLKEKALTSITVQNTIDAHSSIKGLDEVEKMASDLISDLKIKFSQRQSLLRSVKSYYTRSISRSSNLYIRFREEVNKIYYQYQHFDTEDTIREIEQALTENLKKHLKDEISLRAAIICEIVLSEI from the coding sequence ATGGATAGCCCTCTAGCAGATCAGCAAAGAGAGAAAAAAGGCGCAGAAACCTTCAGCAAGTATGAGTATCAGTACCACTGGGCATTCAAAAAACTCTTAGACGCACATGATAAGAAGAAGGAATACGCAATATTTGTAGAGCTGCACGAAGATGTAGTTTTTGCTAACTCTCTGGAAAAAGAAACTGCGGAATTTGAGTTTTATCAGGTCAAAGAAAACAGCGGGAGCTCAAAACACACAGTAGCAAGTCTGACAAAGGTTCATTCTGGTAGCAATAATTCGGTATTAGGAAAGCTCATAGAATCATATCATGGAAAGACATTTAAGGGTGTTATTTCTTCGGCAAATTTAGTAGCAACTAGTGGGTTTAGTAGCGCAATGGTGAAAAATGGTCTTGCGTTGGAGGAAATTACTACAACTGATCTGAAGCTAAAAACCCTAGCTACGTTCAAGAAAAAGGTTCTTGAAGAGCTTAAATTAGATGAATGCCCTGTAAATATCCGTTTTATCGTTCCCAAGCTTTTACCTAATTCTCAGCGGGAAAGCGTTATTGCTTCTATTGTCGATCTAATTTCGTCAGCTTATCCTAATAGCCAATGTGATGCAGTTAATATCTATCGTGTACTAATTGATGAATTGCATAGAAAAGGGCAAGTTAAATATGACTATAGTAAGTGGGACTCCTTGTTAAAGGAAAAAGCGCTAACGTCAATAACGGTACAGAATACTATTGATGCACATAGTAGCATTAAAGGTCTTGATGAAGTAGAAAAAATGGCCTCTGATCTGATATCAGATTTGAAAATAAAATTCAGCCAAAGACAAAGTCTGTTGCGATCTGTGAAATCCTACTACACCCGATCAATTTCAAGAAGCAGCAACTTATACATTAGATTCAGAGAAGAAGTTAATAAGATTTACTATCAATACCAACATTTTGATACAGAAGATACTATTAGAGAAATAGAACAGGCATTAACGGAAAACCTAAAAAAACACCTCAAAGATGAAATTAGCTTAAGAGCTGCAATCATATGTGAAATTGTCCTGAGTGAAATATGA
- the drt3b gene encoding antiviral reverse transcriptase Drt3b translates to MSLKQVRFPYKKERCLLSDVLPFEIPVSFSNRHFYSFILRHRIAVEDNAIVWLKVDKALDKIVMLLFAMPDNPNRITTVQRYVGEKLTDFVRYQLDDKGISNSKKEPKPERFMIPFCYKVRHKETEFRELCVPHPKSQLLVVDFYDQCKETILYYTSLSSFTIRAPSRISRVRYHQDKLHFEKLSTDPEIVEQSDQEYESLKSFFVYKDYSNIYKFYESYRYHRAEKKYNKLLKLDISKCFDSIYSHSIGWAVIGKDAQKASLDLNGGTFPDRFDKLMHHMNHGETHGIIIGPEFSRIFAEVILQAIDRDVSHKLAAKNEALLHGRDYEVFRYVDDYFIFVNDESDATQIVEELQHTLKKYKLYLNTAKAITYEKPIITEITMAKQKIARLLEDRIKFSLEDVEADSGEVQTKGSVHVNANALITSFKTIIKTCGVEYKDMLNYSLAIVERRCEKIFTKYLKVSPELRSQTKLINAIKGVIEFLFFIYSVSPRVNTTIRLCRILRVVILFLKTGHIEQEQVQSVHKQIFDNVCFVLKKNETSEQTQVETLYLLIALSELGRDYWLEESVLSNYLGIKAMDNGSKCEPIKSLNYFSISVSLFYMKNKVRYNTLRDRIIDAALDRIRMRSETCHENAEMIFLLFDMISCPYVPDDRKREALEIFEVTDPPLVGDIINFTDSDSRPQRWFTNWYDFDFGKELDAKRSQEVY, encoded by the coding sequence ATGTCTCTTAAGCAAGTACGCTTCCCCTATAAAAAAGAGCGCTGTTTGTTATCAGATGTATTGCCATTTGAGATACCTGTTTCGTTTTCAAATCGTCACTTCTATTCGTTTATATTGCGTCATAGAATTGCTGTCGAGGATAACGCCATTGTGTGGCTGAAAGTAGATAAGGCACTAGATAAAATCGTAATGCTATTGTTCGCGATGCCGGACAACCCCAACCGGATTACGACTGTTCAGAGGTATGTCGGAGAAAAATTGACAGATTTTGTGCGATACCAGCTTGACGACAAAGGAATATCTAACTCGAAGAAAGAGCCAAAACCAGAACGGTTTATGATACCATTTTGTTACAAGGTTAGGCACAAAGAGACAGAATTTAGAGAGCTATGTGTTCCGCATCCTAAGAGCCAACTTTTGGTAGTCGATTTCTACGACCAATGTAAAGAGACCATTCTCTACTATACATCCCTTAGCTCATTTACGATTCGAGCACCATCTAGAATATCAAGAGTTCGATACCATCAAGATAAGCTTCACTTCGAGAAGCTCTCAACTGACCCCGAGATTGTTGAGCAGTCTGATCAAGAATATGAAAGCCTGAAGTCATTTTTTGTCTATAAAGATTACAGTAATATATATAAGTTTTATGAATCCTATCGATATCACCGTGCTGAAAAAAAATATAATAAGCTACTCAAGCTTGATATTTCCAAGTGTTTCGACAGCATTTACTCCCATTCGATAGGCTGGGCAGTAATTGGAAAGGATGCACAAAAAGCGTCCCTTGACCTCAATGGGGGGACATTTCCAGATCGCTTCGATAAATTAATGCATCATATGAATCATGGCGAAACTCATGGCATTATTATTGGGCCTGAATTTTCGCGCATTTTCGCTGAAGTAATACTTCAGGCTATTGATAGAGATGTCTCGCATAAGCTTGCCGCAAAGAATGAAGCCCTTTTACATGGGCGTGACTATGAAGTATTCAGATATGTTGATGATTATTTTATCTTTGTTAATGATGAAAGTGATGCAACACAAATTGTAGAGGAGCTTCAGCACACGCTTAAAAAATACAAACTATACCTGAATACGGCCAAGGCAATAACCTATGAAAAACCTATTATTACCGAGATAACAATGGCGAAGCAGAAAATAGCGCGCTTGCTTGAAGACAGAATTAAATTTTCTTTGGAAGATGTTGAGGCTGATAGCGGGGAAGTCCAAACCAAAGGTTCGGTCCATGTAAATGCCAATGCTCTAATAACAAGCTTTAAAACAATCATCAAAACATGTGGCGTAGAATACAAAGATATGCTGAATTACAGCCTTGCCATAGTGGAGAGGCGGTGCGAAAAAATATTTACAAAATATCTTAAAGTCAGCCCTGAGCTTAGATCGCAGACGAAGCTAATTAATGCTATTAAGGGCGTCATAGAGTTTCTATTTTTTATCTACTCAGTATCGCCGCGCGTAAATACCACCATACGGCTTTGTCGCATACTCCGTGTCGTTATTCTATTTCTTAAGACAGGACATATTGAGCAAGAACAGGTGCAATCTGTGCACAAGCAAATATTTGATAATGTTTGCTTTGTTCTTAAGAAGAATGAAACCTCTGAACAAACCCAGGTAGAGACCCTATATTTGCTTATCGCGCTTTCAGAGCTTGGTCGCGATTATTGGCTAGAGGAGAGTGTGCTCAGCAATTATCTCGGAATAAAAGCAATGGATAATGGAAGTAAATGCGAGCCCATTAAATCCTTAAACTATTTTTCTATATCAGTGTCGCTTTTCTATATGAAGAATAAGGTTCGGTATAATACTTTGAGAGATCGAATTATTGATGCTGCTTTAGACCGAATTCGAATGCGTTCGGAAACTTGTCATGAAAATGCAGAAATGATTTTCCTTTTATTCGATATGATCTCTTGCCCGTATGTACCCGATGATAGGAAGCGGGAAGCTCTTGAAATATTTGAAGTCACCGACCCCCCGCTTGTAGGCGATATCATAAATTTTACCGACAGTGATAGTAGGCCTCAGCGATGGTTCACTAATTGGTACGACTTTGATTTTGGAAAAGAACTGGACGCGAAGCGTAGTCAGGAGGTATATTAG
- a CDS encoding ATP-dependent nuclease, with amino-acid sequence MKLQSIRISNFQCFGAEPTELSLEDITYLIGPNGSGKTAALQALCRLFAFDPSLRRIQRSDFHVPHDEQEAPEERRLWIEADFLFPELEDEEDNSTVAPHFSHMRLDDPDGTPRVRYRLSATMGLAGDIDENFVYVLEAGPDGSPLNPQTVPRPERNHIQVHYLPARRDPTDHIAYGTNALLGRLLRSVNWENEREKVKGFTDQISESLAANPSVNAFSSHLRKTWSTLHKGNYFSDPKITFVASEIEAMLRHLSISFSPGHDENLVDFSRLSDGQKSMLYLSLVLSSQAVGRSVLTGEDSSFDQMKLRPPVFTLIALEEPENSLSPHYLGRIVSALSSMTSNEDAQALIATHAPSMLRRVDPEQIRYLRLTEARQSRITNIQLPAKADEAHKFVREAVQAFPEIYFSRLVVLGEGDSEEIVLPRLFRAKGAPVDESAVTIAPLGGRHVNHFWRLLSELQIPYLTLLDLDVSRYQAGWGRIKYVNNQLGLYEPGKALPNTFLLSDWNDDNVPVRTHHFFENTTKSVFSELEMRGVFFSYPMDLDFSMLLAFQGAYGVQQEVPDDSTIKAVLGKSHHNSSQYSGDELNLFSTYHKLFKLGSKPAAHIDALAQLSDEELLANMPEEFGRIADAVIAKLAELPE; translated from the coding sequence ATGAAACTACAGTCGATTCGGATTTCAAATTTTCAATGTTTCGGTGCTGAACCAACAGAACTTTCACTTGAAGATATTACGTATCTAATTGGCCCCAACGGTTCAGGAAAGACTGCTGCACTCCAGGCTTTGTGCCGACTTTTTGCATTTGATCCATCATTGCGCCGTATTCAGCGCTCAGACTTCCATGTCCCGCACGATGAACAGGAAGCCCCCGAAGAAAGGCGGCTATGGATCGAGGCAGATTTCCTATTTCCCGAGTTGGAAGATGAAGAAGACAACTCGACAGTTGCTCCCCATTTCAGTCACATGCGTCTTGATGACCCTGACGGAACTCCTAGGGTGCGATATCGCCTAAGTGCCACAATGGGCCTCGCTGGGGATATTGACGAGAATTTTGTTTATGTGCTTGAAGCTGGCCCGGATGGTTCCCCTCTAAATCCTCAAACGGTTCCTAGGCCTGAGCGAAATCACATACAAGTCCACTATCTGCCCGCTAGAAGAGATCCCACTGACCACATCGCGTACGGAACGAACGCGCTTCTTGGCCGTTTACTACGGTCAGTAAACTGGGAAAATGAACGAGAGAAGGTGAAAGGGTTCACCGACCAGATTAGTGAAAGTTTGGCTGCTAATCCATCGGTCAATGCTTTTAGTTCCCACCTGAGAAAAACATGGAGTACCCTTCATAAAGGAAACTACTTTTCAGATCCCAAGATTACCTTTGTGGCATCAGAGATCGAGGCAATGCTTCGGCATTTGTCCATATCATTCTCGCCTGGACATGATGAGAATCTTGTCGATTTTTCTAGACTCAGTGACGGCCAGAAGTCGATGCTCTATCTGTCATTGGTTCTTTCATCTCAAGCTGTTGGGCGTTCTGTTCTTACTGGTGAGGACAGCTCTTTTGACCAAATGAAATTGCGTCCGCCAGTCTTTACTTTAATTGCCCTTGAAGAGCCAGAGAACAGCCTATCCCCTCACTATTTGGGGCGGATTGTCAGTGCTCTGAGCTCTATGACGAGCAATGAGGACGCCCAGGCCCTAATTGCTACGCATGCTCCGTCAATGTTGCGACGTGTAGATCCGGAACAAATTCGATATCTTCGACTTACCGAAGCCCGGCAATCTAGAATTACAAACATCCAGTTACCCGCTAAAGCCGATGAAGCGCACAAATTTGTACGCGAGGCTGTCCAGGCATTCCCTGAGATTTACTTCTCACGTTTGGTTGTGTTGGGTGAAGGGGATAGTGAAGAAATTGTACTACCTCGCCTTTTTCGGGCAAAGGGTGCACCAGTTGATGAATCAGCGGTCACGATTGCACCGCTTGGAGGTAGACATGTCAATCATTTCTGGCGCCTTCTATCAGAACTCCAAATCCCATATTTGACCCTTCTCGATTTAGATGTGAGTAGATACCAAGCGGGTTGGGGTAGAATAAAGTATGTAAATAACCAACTTGGCTTATATGAACCTGGAAAAGCCCTCCCAAATACTTTCCTTTTATCAGATTGGAATGATGACAACGTACCTGTTCGCACGCATCATTTCTTTGAAAACACCACGAAGAGTGTATTTTCAGAGCTGGAAATGCGAGGCGTATTTTTCTCATATCCAATGGATTTAGATTTCTCAATGCTCCTTGCTTTCCAAGGTGCTTACGGTGTTCAGCAGGAAGTTCCGGATGACTCAACGATTAAGGCCGTCTTGGGCAAGAGTCATCATAACTCATCCCAATACAGCGGAGACGAGTTAAACCTCTTCTCTACGTATCACAAGCTTTTTAAGCTGGGTAGTAAGCCCGCCGCGCATATAGATGCTCTAGCTCAGCTTAGTGACGAGGAACTGCTTGCGAACATGCCAGAAGAGTTTGGACGAATCGCAGATGCGGTGATCGCCAAGCTTGCGGAGCTTCCCGAGTGA
- the drt3a gene encoding antiviral reverse transcriptase Drt3a, protein MLDQSFSATNFLKIVDIENRKGNYLEGDFFPDVEEISKEIQVAKNKLRNLKKKKSTLSEEEYVEKKEEAIANIENLKGKKEDLLNEEMNKVSSQINSKGFSFGIKEVDVGLPKKVYVAEHNAATYFALKQVQNNIRRLYKVKQENRHQIVCQLREILGDRFPKYILRTDISSFYESIPRKHLLKKLRDDPLLTLSSKKIIRRILFEYSAITGSDVGLPRGIGISAYLAELYMRDIDRTIRDYPGVLYYARYVDDIIVIFCPPPNTGTMAFKRSIVTEFKRLELTRNKKKTQIIKSVPGTTASVQYLGYKYKIGSGSLELRMTDKKIDRYKKRIDLTFAAYAKKANMPKKTEMKARALLEKRVRFLTSNTRLVNNKKNVVSGIFFSNSLLTKIDDLQSLDKYLAIKIAGLTNPRLQNRLYEQSFEKGFKTREYHKFSAQDLSKIVEVWSHVS, encoded by the coding sequence ATGCTTGATCAATCTTTCTCGGCCACCAATTTTCTAAAGATCGTTGATATTGAAAATCGAAAAGGCAACTATCTCGAAGGAGATTTTTTCCCGGACGTTGAAGAAATAAGCAAAGAAATCCAAGTGGCTAAAAATAAACTACGGAATCTAAAGAAGAAAAAATCAACACTCTCTGAAGAGGAGTATGTAGAAAAAAAAGAAGAGGCTATAGCCAACATTGAAAACCTAAAAGGTAAGAAAGAAGATCTTTTAAATGAAGAGATGAACAAGGTTAGTTCTCAAATAAACTCGAAAGGATTCTCTTTCGGTATCAAGGAAGTAGATGTTGGATTGCCAAAAAAAGTATATGTTGCCGAACATAACGCGGCAACATATTTTGCGTTAAAACAGGTGCAGAATAATATTCGTCGCCTCTATAAGGTTAAACAGGAAAATCGACATCAGATCGTATGCCAGCTACGTGAAATATTGGGAGATAGGTTTCCAAAATATATCCTCAGAACCGATATTTCGTCTTTCTATGAGAGTATCCCTCGAAAACATCTACTAAAAAAATTAAGGGATGATCCGCTCCTTACATTGTCTTCAAAAAAGATTATACGACGAATCCTATTTGAATACAGCGCGATAACTGGAAGTGATGTCGGGTTACCTCGAGGAATTGGCATTAGCGCTTATCTCGCTGAACTGTATATGCGTGATATTGATCGAACTATTCGCGACTATCCAGGCGTCTTATATTACGCCCGCTATGTTGATGATATTATTGTTATATTTTGTCCGCCACCTAATACAGGTACAATGGCCTTTAAGCGATCGATAGTCACTGAATTTAAAAGACTTGAATTAACAAGAAACAAGAAAAAAACACAGATTATTAAGTCAGTTCCAGGTACAACCGCCTCTGTTCAATACCTTGGATACAAATATAAGATTGGTTCTGGTTCCCTTGAGTTGAGAATGACTGACAAAAAGATAGACCGATATAAGAAGCGTATTGACTTGACTTTTGCAGCTTATGCTAAGAAGGCGAATATGCCTAAAAAGACTGAAATGAAAGCGCGTGCCTTATTAGAAAAGCGGGTCCGTTTTCTAACTAGCAATACACGTCTAGTTAATAATAAAAAGAACGTAGTATCTGGTATATTCTTTTCGAATTCATTGCTAACAAAAATAGATGATCTACAAAGTTTAGATAAATATTTAGCGATAAAAATAGCTGGTTTAACGAATCCCAGATTGCAAAACAGGCTGTATGAACAGTCGTTCGAGAAAGGTTTTAAAACCAGAGAATATCATAAATTTTCCGCTCAGGATCTGTCGAAAATAGTTGAGGTATGGAGTCATGTCTCTTAA
- a CDS encoding SpoVR family protein, translated as MSERKPISTGADWTFELIEDYDRAIAGIAKEFGLDTYPNQIEIISSEQMMDAYSAAGMPLGYHHWSYGKQFLSVENAYTRGQMGLAYEIVINSNPCIAYLMEENTITMQALVIAHACYGHNSFFKGNYLFRTWTDAGSIIDYLVFAKNYIAQCEERYGISAVEETLDSCHALMNYGVDRYKRPSPISAWDERERQKEREEYLQRQVNDLWRTIPRMTPETEDPAPKQRYPSEPQENLLYFIEKNAPLLEPWQREVVRIVRKIAQYFYPQRQTQVMNEGWACFWHYTLLNEMYDRGLVTDAFMMEFLQSHSSVIYQPPYDSPHYSGINPYTLGFNMMMDIRRICERPTEEDRYWFPDIAGSDWNETLHFAMRNFKDESFILQFLSPKIIRDLKLFTVVDDDREPHIEVNAIHDEEGYRTVRQSLAGLYNLGNREPNIQVHSVDIRGDRSLTLHHTRHSRKPLDNSAEEVLRHVHRLWGFDVHLHSMEGDKIAQSFHCPPVASE; from the coding sequence ATGAGTGAGCGCAAACCCATATCCACCGGCGCCGACTGGACCTTCGAGCTGATCGAGGACTACGACCGGGCCATCGCCGGGATTGCCAAAGAGTTCGGGCTGGACACCTACCCCAACCAGATCGAGATCATCAGCTCCGAACAGATGATGGACGCCTACTCCGCGGCGGGCATGCCCCTGGGCTACCACCACTGGTCCTATGGCAAACAGTTCCTGTCCGTGGAAAACGCCTACACCCGGGGACAGATGGGGCTGGCCTACGAAATCGTAATCAACTCCAACCCCTGCATCGCCTACCTGATGGAGGAGAACACCATCACCATGCAGGCGCTGGTGATCGCCCACGCCTGCTACGGACACAACTCCTTCTTCAAAGGCAACTACCTGTTCCGCACCTGGACCGATGCCGGCTCCATCATCGACTACCTGGTGTTTGCCAAGAACTACATCGCCCAGTGCGAAGAGCGCTACGGCATCAGCGCCGTGGAAGAAACCCTGGACTCCTGCCACGCCCTGATGAACTACGGCGTGGACCGCTACAAACGCCCCTCCCCCATCTCCGCCTGGGACGAACGGGAGCGGCAGAAGGAGCGCGAAGAGTACCTGCAGCGGCAGGTGAACGACCTGTGGCGGACCATCCCCCGGATGACCCCGGAGACCGAAGACCCCGCCCCGAAACAGCGCTACCCCAGCGAACCCCAGGAAAACCTGCTGTACTTCATCGAGAAAAACGCCCCCCTGCTGGAACCCTGGCAGCGCGAAGTGGTGCGCATCGTGCGCAAAATCGCCCAGTACTTTTATCCCCAGCGGCAGACCCAGGTGATGAACGAAGGCTGGGCCTGCTTCTGGCACTACACCCTGCTCAACGAAATGTATGACCGGGGCCTGGTCACCGACGCCTTCATGATGGAATTCCTGCAGTCCCACTCCAGCGTGATCTATCAGCCGCCCTACGACAGCCCCCACTACAGCGGCATCAACCCCTATACCCTGGGGTTCAACATGATGATGGACATCCGCCGCATCTGCGAGCGCCCCACCGAGGAAGACCGCTACTGGTTCCCGGACATCGCCGGCAGTGACTGGAATGAAACTCTGCATTTCGCCATGCGCAACTTCAAGGACGAAAGCTTCATCCTGCAGTTCCTCTCGCCCAAAATCATCCGCGACCTGAAGCTGTTCACCGTCGTGGACGACGACCGGGAACCCCATATCGAAGTCAACGCCATCCACGACGAAGAAGGCTACCGCACCGTACGCCAGTCCCTCGCAGGCCTGTACAACCTGGGCAACCGCGAGCCCAACATCCAGGTACACAGCGTCGATATCCGGGGTGACCGCTCACTGACCCTGCACCACACACGGCACTCCCGCAAGCCGCTGGATAACTCGGCCGAGGAGGTGCTGCGACATGTGCACCGGCTGTGGGGGTTTGATGTGCATTTGCATTCTATGGAGGGGGATAAGATTGCGCAGAGTTTTCATTGTCCGCCGGTTGCCAGCGAGTAG
- a CDS encoding tyrosine-type recombinase/integrase, whose amino-acid sequence MKNVYRSLSSIDPWNKGKLVGQKLPLKLREVWAIRIRLQIADRFRDLALFNLAIDRKLRACDLVSLKVHDVSLGSQILKRAKIVQQKTHQPVQFEITHQTGNSLSDWIKIRGLTHDSWLFPSRANAQCHISTRQYSRIVHQWIESIGLDTTLYGTHSLRRTKVVMIYRETGNLRAIQLLLGHTKLESTVRYLGIDVDDALDLAEKTEV is encoded by the coding sequence ATGAAAAATGTATATCGCTCGCTTTCAAGTATCGACCCTTGGAACAAGGGAAAGCTTGTTGGCCAAAAACTGCCCTTAAAATTGAGGGAAGTGTGGGCAATCCGTATACGATTGCAGATTGCCGACCGATTCCGCGACCTTGCCCTCTTCAATCTGGCAATTGACAGAAAGCTAAGGGCTTGCGACTTGGTTAGTCTCAAAGTACACGACGTTTCCCTCGGCAGTCAAATACTAAAGCGCGCGAAAATCGTACAACAAAAGACACACCAACCAGTGCAATTCGAAATTACACATCAAACGGGCAATAGCCTCAGTGATTGGATAAAGATCCGAGGCCTTACGCACGACAGCTGGCTTTTCCCCAGCCGAGCCAACGCTCAATGTCATATTTCTACGAGGCAATACAGTAGAATTGTGCATCAATGGATAGAATCGATAGGGCTCGATACAACACTCTACGGTACTCATTCCCTAAGACGCACTAAAGTTGTGATGATTTATCGCGAGACTGGTAACCTTAGGGCTATCCAGTTATTGCTTGGACACACAAAGTTAGAAAGCACGGTCCGATACCTGGGAATCGACGTTGACGACGCTCTGGACTTGGCCGAGAAAACCGAAGTGTAA